TCTTCTAATTCCGCAATCGTATCTTCCAAAGCTCGGCGGGTGGGATTGCCAATACGGCTATATATCCATTGGGGATCTGTATCCGCCAAATCCTGATGAAATGTTGAGCCGTGATAAATGGGAATGCTGCTGGCCCCTGTGTGTTTGTCCATCAAGGCGGGGTTGTGAATGAGTTTCGTTAACATATCCACGGACTTTTCCTCCTTTAACTCTTAGGGTGCACTTTACGCGTTAAAGACAATCACAACAAGAACCATGTTGTGACAAGTGGTTTGTTTTCAAAGACCAGAAGAAACAGCTGTGCTTTGATAGGCTTTGACGAGCCTTGAGAGGCGGGCAAAACCGGTGTGAATAGCCATAGGATTTGCGGTGCTGACACATAGTCTTATCCAATGGCGAAATTGATCATCGGTACCAAACGCCAGACCCGGGGCGAAGAGAACATCGCGTTTGGCGGCGTATTGATGAAAAGCGAGGGCACTCAGGGATGCGGGAAGTTGGGCAAATACATAAAAACCATTATGAGGATTTCCCCAAATGGGGAAGCCTAGGTCCCCCAACAGCTGTTTGGCGGTTTTGATGCGTTCCGCATAGACTCTACGGACCTCACCTATATACCGGTCAATGTTGCCGCTCCTTAACCACCCTTCCACTAATAATTGACTCACCGTCCCGGTATGTAAATCTCCTAACTGTTTGATTTGGGTGAGTTGGTAAATGAGATCCGGCGGCCCCGCAATCAATCCAACGCGAAGACCAGGCGCCAAAATTTTGGAGAAGGTGTTGATATAAATTACATGGTCTTCCGCACCCTTATAGGCTCTTAAAGGTAACGAATAACCCGGAGCTAAAAAACCATAGGCGTCATCTTCAATGATGGGGACATGATAGGAGATTGCGAGATCTAATATCGCTTGTCGAGTTTTTTCACTCAGGCTCACACTGGTCGGATTTTGATAATAGGGCTGTAAATACATCAAACGCGTATCATGACGTGACAGGGCCTCTTTTATTTGCGCCGGATTAATGCCTTCAGTTCCCACGTCAATCCCAATGATTTGTGCGCCATGTGCCCGAAATATTTGCAGTGCTCCAGCAAACGTTGGGGACTCAGTGATGATAATGTCGCCGGGCCGTATCCACAAACTGCTTAATAAATCGAGGGCTTGTAATGATCCCGATGTGATGAGAAGGTGGTCTGGCGAAAGATGAAGATTTCGTCGGCCTAAAAATTCTTCGGCAATTGCTTCTCGGACGCGGTCGATCCCCGCGGTTGGTGAGTAAGAAAAAACTTCACGGGTTCTTTGCGTAAACAGTTCCCGGATAACGCTTTCGAGTTCAAAAATGGGCAGCAGTGACGCATCGGGCATCCCGATTTCAAAATTAAAGCGAGCTTGACTGGCCGCTGCCGACATTAAATCGCTTAAGAAAGTCGATATCGGCTGAGACTGAGGGTGGCTCCATTGGGTCAGCCGGGAGCGAACGATGGCCGTTGGCCACTGCGGTATATTGATGACTTGAGGAGGTGAAAAGGCATCCCATTTAATATAACCCATTGTTTCGAGTTCTTCCCACGCACGCCGAATTGTTGACCGGCTAACCTGATACTGAGCAGCCATTTGCCGTTCGGAGGACAAAGTGTCTCCAATGCGCCAAACACCATTTTCAATGTCTAGCCGAATTTTTTCAGCAACTTTTTGAAATGCTCGCATGCGCTTCGTCCTCTCGTTCAAAAATCAAGGGATTACGGATTGAGATGTTGGGCTGGGCTGTGATCAGGCTGTCGCTTTGAGGACATAATTCGTTTTGTTTAGACAAAAATCCTGCCGTACGGGGCCAGTACGTCGCAATGATGACATGGGAAATGGTACCATGGCATGAAGACGCAATAGATTGTTGTTGCTCCCGTGTTCTGGTATGGCGTCTGATCTGGGTCCTGGATTGATGGGCTATGACAAGTAATCTGTCTTACAGCGTTCATCACAAGAACCTTGCGGTAAAACGCCAAAAAGAGTCGGGTTAACCCATTTACGTCCGAAGTTCATTCAATCGAATGCGGGAAGCCAGTCAGCTAAAATGCATGATGTTTTTAGTAACACATAGGCAAAGTGGCACATGGAAACCTATGAAGAAGTCGAGCAGGCTTGGTTCCATACAAGCACGAAATACGTTGAGGAATGATAGACTAAAAAAGAAAAGTGATGGAGCACGGGCAGTATGATGGAGTAATCCCTGTAATAAATCATATGCTGACGTGTCGGTACCATGTCAAAACAGTTGGAAACAGGATCATCTTTTAGACCATGGAATGAACTCAAAGACAGCGTGGATTAGAAAGGCGTGAGCAGAAAATGTCTGTTTCAGAAATGAAATCCTCCTCTTCGCACAACCCCTTGTTGTCCCGATCCCCATTGGACTTTCAGGTTTCGAATCTTTTTGCCGGAGGCCTAGATTTTGCCAAGGGCATTGCCGCAAGTGATTTTACGTCCCAACCTGTCAATAACGACGCGGATGTCATCGCCCTGGCTTTTGGATTGCCTGATCCGGAGCTGTTTTTGCTTGAGGATCTGCGTGATGCTGCGGATAAGGCGTTACGGACCGATGGGCTGAGGGCATTACAATATGGCGGAGGATCCGGCATGAGGCGGTTGCCAGAATGGATTCGAACCATTCAAGCAGCGAGGCGCCATATTCCTTGTCAGCCTGAGGAGTTGGTATTGACTCATGGTTCGTCACAAGCTATGGACTTGATTGCCCGGGTCTTTTTAAATCCTGGAGATGAAGTCTGGTTTGAACGACCGACATATTTCGGTGCGATTAAAATTTTTGGCCTACGGGGCGCTGTCGAACGAGATTTTCCTATGGATGAGGATGGTCTAATAGTGGATGCTGTCGCAGAAGAATTAGCCCATCGTCGCCGAAACGGTGAACCTTTACCCAAGTTATTTTATACCATTCCCAATTACCAAAATCCTAGTGGCCGGTCGATGACGTTATCGAGGCGAGAGCAACTGATTCATTTAGCCCAGCAATATCATTTTCTGATTGTTGAAGATGATGCCTACGGTGATTTGGGTTTTGATGGGAACACGCTGCCCACTCTTCGCCAACTTTCTCCCAATCATGTGCTGTATTTGAATACTTTGTCCAAAACTATCGCACCCGGTTTTCGGGTGGGCTGGATTATAGCTCCTGCCGAAGCGGTGGCCAAAATCCGGGAAGTGAAGGCGGAAGGGGCAAATGGAGGATTTGTTCAAGAAGTTCTGAGCAGATTTTTAGAGTCTATCGACTATGATGCGCATATTGCCCATCTCAAAACACATTATCAAAGTCGGCGCGATGCGATGTTAGAAGCTTTGGAACGCGATTTTTCAACACTGTGTGCGTGGACTAAACCGAGTGGAGGATTTTTTGTTTGGCTGACATTACCAAGCCTGACCACCCTTTCTCAAATGATGGCGTTAAGTGAAAAAATGGGTGTCAGTTTTGTCCCCGGAACAGCATTTTATGTGGGAGACGGCGGGCAAAATCATATTCGACTCAGCTTTTCGCTGTATCCTCCTGTTGCCATAAGGGAAGGCATGAAGCGGCTTAAGCAATTAATAGAATCTGTCCAACAATAATAAGAAATTATAGAATCCCTTTGAACAAGCGGAGCCCTCGTGTCTTCGCTTGTGATTTTTTGGGAACTCGTTTGCCAATGCTATACTGCGTCAAGCCAAGAGTTTTTGCTGATTTAGGGATTTAAAGAATTTTGTGGAAATTGACTAGATCTTACGATGCCTGTTCTGTCCGTGGCAAGATAAGCAAAGACAGAACGTGAAGCTACGTTTTATGAACAATCGGTACCCTCATCTCATTATTTCTTGATAAGACGGTGTAGCATTCATGGATCGACAAGATTCAGTATCGAATCGCCCTTGGCATATTGAATTACAAGGAATTGATCCTATTCCCGATTCAGAGCGCCATGGTCAAATTCAAGATTTATTTTGGATTTGGTTTGCTGGCAATTTGGGATTGCTCGGTGTGGTATATGGGGCGATGCTGTTTAGCTTTGGACTCAATTTTTGGCAAAGCCTTCTGGCTATTATTGTTGGGTCTTTGTCATTTTTATTGGTTGGTTCATTTTCTGTGGCGGGACGTGATGGGGGGGTTCCCATGATGACATTGTCCCGTTCGGTTTTTGGTATTTATGGGAATGTGCTGCCGAATTTGGTCAGCTGGATCTCGTTGGTGGGATGGGAAACCATTACGGTTATCATCGGTACGCTGGCCTTAATGGTCTTGTTTGGAGACGGGGGTCGTGTGCAATCGGATATTTCTGCCGGGATATCACTCCTGATTATGGTGGGTGCGAGCATTGTTGCCGGATTGTTAGGGCAGGCCACGTTAGTGATTATCCAAAAGTGGGCGAGTTACGTATTTGGCATCTTAACCCTGGCGGTGACTGG
The Sulfobacillus thermosulfidooxidans DNA segment above includes these coding regions:
- a CDS encoding PLP-dependent aminotransferase family protein; this translates as MSVSEMKSSSSHNPLLSRSPLDFQVSNLFAGGLDFAKGIAASDFTSQPVNNDADVIALAFGLPDPELFLLEDLRDAADKALRTDGLRALQYGGGSGMRRLPEWIRTIQAARRHIPCQPEELVLTHGSSQAMDLIARVFLNPGDEVWFERPTYFGAIKIFGLRGAVERDFPMDEDGLIVDAVAEELAHRRRNGEPLPKLFYTIPNYQNPSGRSMTLSRREQLIHLAQQYHFLIVEDDAYGDLGFDGNTLPTLRQLSPNHVLYLNTLSKTIAPGFRVGWIIAPAEAVAKIREVKAEGANGGFVQEVLSRFLESIDYDAHIAHLKTHYQSRRDAMLEALERDFSTLCAWTKPSGGFFVWLTLPSLTTLSQMMALSEKMGVSFVPGTAFYVGDGGQNHIRLSFSLYPPVAIREGMKRLKQLIESVQQ
- a CDS encoding PLP-dependent aminotransferase family protein gives rise to the protein MRAFQKVAEKIRLDIENGVWRIGDTLSSERQMAAQYQVSRSTIRRAWEELETMGYIKWDAFSPPQVINIPQWPTAIVRSRLTQWSHPQSQPISTFLSDLMSAAASQARFNFEIGMPDASLLPIFELESVIRELFTQRTREVFSYSPTAGIDRVREAIAEEFLGRRNLHLSPDHLLITSGSLQALDLLSSLWIRPGDIIITESPTFAGALQIFRAHGAQIIGIDVGTEGINPAQIKEALSRHDTRLMYLQPYYQNPTSVSLSEKTRQAILDLAISYHVPIIEDDAYGFLAPGYSLPLRAYKGAEDHVIYINTFSKILAPGLRVGLIAGPPDLIYQLTQIKQLGDLHTGTVSQLLVEGWLRSGNIDRYIGEVRRVYAERIKTAKQLLGDLGFPIWGNPHNGFYVFAQLPASLSALAFHQYAAKRDVLFAPGLAFGTDDQFRHWIRLCVSTANPMAIHTGFARLSRLVKAYQSTAVSSGL